The Salvia miltiorrhiza cultivar Shanhuang (shh) chromosome 1, IMPLAD_Smil_shh, whole genome shotgun sequence genome has a window encoding:
- the LOC131006911 gene encoding uncharacterized protein LOC131006911: MKMNLPFKVGQVAEARTFEEGFRGAWFRCKIRKISKKKGKLGHVLEYIDFTEEKLDWTKLYQVPSHYEGNIKGKHGELMVRPPYPPIYKEKQMPHVSEITEDTVIGGDSWRVGNLVDWWTNDCFWSGRITQLLGDDAAQIELPPPPLGEGSSDKALLKDLRPSLDWSPELGWTVPTQEGDPCARVVKPVNQVIDRVIQVEDLHNAGQETEAGQRPASSLLSSPVPSNSAIPDAAKSITATEMRTCSPGKAVSKKRKHKQERNPSQGADDSSRRETSRVVADSGQNRAEPAAEIAQEELNPGHSQVTYIASGRLVLHSKCSDRVEAAILDLEEYVNKVKWLKKLMQCGISSSGAQVPHWEFE; encoded by the exons ATGAAGATGAATCTACCTTTCAAGGTCGGGCAAGTGGCGGAAGCTAGGACTTTCGAGGAGGGTTTTCGCGGTGCGTGGTTCCGATGCAAG ATTAGAAAGATCAGCAAGAAAAAGGGAAAACTTGGACATGTCTTAGAATATATTGACTTCACCGAGGAGA AATTAGACTGGACCAAGCTATATCAGGTGCCCTCTCATTATGAGGGGAACATAAAAGGGAAACATGGAGAATTGATGGTGAGGCCACCCTACCCACCCATCTATAAAGAAAAGCAAATGCCTCATGTCAGTGAGATCACAGAAGATACTGTAATTGGCGGTGATTCCTGGAGGGTGGGTAATTTGGTGGACTGGTGGACTAATGACTGTTTTTGGTCTGGAAGAATAACACAATTATTAGGTGATGACGCGGCCCAG ATCGAGCTGCCACCCCCACCTCTTGGCGAAGGTTCATCTGATAAAGCACTTCTCAAGGATTTACGTCCATCATTAGACTGGTCTCCTGAACTTGGTTGGACAGTACCTACTCAG GAAGGTGACCCTTGTGCTCGCGTTGTTAAACCTGTAAATCAAG TTATTGACAGGGTAATTCAAGTTGAGGATTTGCATAATGCTGGTCAAGAAACTGAGGCCGGTCAGAGGCCAGCCAGTTCGTTGCTCTCTTCGCCAGTTCCCTCCAACTCAGCCATTCCAGATGCAGCAAAGAGCATAACGGCAACAGAGATGCGGACATGTTCTCCGGGGAAGGCAGTTTCTAAGAAACGAAAGCACAAACAAGAGAGAAACCCTAGCCAGGGAGCCGATGATAGCAGCAGAAGAGAAACAAGTCGGGTAGTGGCTGATTCTGGGCAGAACAGAGCTGAACCTGCAGCTGAAATTGCTCAGGAGGAACTGAATCCCGGCCATTCCCAGGTAACATACATTGCCAGTGGTCGACTCGTTCTACATTCAAAATGCTCTGATCGTGTTGAAGCAGCAATCTTGGACTTGGAGGAATATGTGAACAAGGTTAAGTGGCTCAAGAAGCTTATGCAATGCGGAATTTCATCATCTGGTGCTCAGGTGCCTCACTGGGAATTTGAGTGA